A genomic segment from Gammaproteobacteria bacterium encodes:
- a CDS encoding enoyl-ACP reductase: MGFLNGKRTLITGLASNRSIAWGIAQAMRREGAELALTYQNEKLKPRVDKFAQSLGSTVVLPCDVGTDSQIDSLFDQLAEHWDALDILVHSIAFAPREELEGLYLDAVTREGFNTAHEISSYSFAALARAAQLMMSGRNGALLTLTYIGSQRSMPGYNVMGLAKASLEANVRYLAQSLGSQGIRVNGISAGPIRTLAASGIKGFRKMMRFYDDTAPLGRGVTIDEVGNAAAFLCSDLASGITGEITYVDGGFNTVGISPRHADL; encoded by the coding sequence ATGGGATTCCTGAATGGCAAACGGACACTGATTACCGGTCTCGCCAGCAACCGGTCTATAGCCTGGGGTATTGCCCAGGCTATGCGCCGGGAAGGCGCAGAACTGGCTTTGACCTATCAGAATGAAAAACTCAAACCCAGAGTTGACAAGTTTGCCCAGTCTTTAGGCAGTACAGTGGTGCTGCCCTGTGATGTCGGGACCGACAGTCAGATCGACTCTCTTTTTGATCAATTGGCGGAGCACTGGGACGCTCTCGATATTCTGGTGCACTCGATCGCATTTGCGCCTAGAGAGGAACTCGAGGGACTGTATCTTGATGCTGTCACACGGGAAGGCTTCAACACGGCTCACGAAATCAGTTCTTACAGTTTCGCTGCCCTGGCGCGTGCGGCCCAGCTTATGATGTCCGGACGCAACGGGGCCCTGCTTACGTTGACCTACATCGGCTCCCAACGTTCGATGCCGGGCTACAACGTGATGGGATTAGCAAAAGCGAGTCTTGAAGCCAATGTACGCTACCTGGCTCAGTCTCTGGGCAGTCAGGGAATCCGGGTCAACGGTATCTCGGCCGGCCCCATCCGGACGCTGGCCGCATCAGGTATCAAAGGGTTCCGTAAAATGATGAGGTTCTATGACGATACAGCGCCGTTGGGTCGCGGTGTCACAATCGACGAAGTCGGTAACGCTGCTGCCTTCCTGTGTTCAGATCTGGCCTCCGGTATCACCGGCGAAATCACCTATGTAGACGGTGGATTTAATACAGTAGGCATCAGCCCACGTCACGCTGATCTTTAG
- a CDS encoding SurA N-terminal domain-containing protein, protein MLIKIRERASGVIGWTVAGVIILVFAVWGVGSYFEGVSEIIVATADKIEINQQMYQQAMSDRRRRLVQMMGRNIDAELFSSTAFKRQVVEELIDTTLQNETLHASGFRISDAQLAALIQNTAVFHTDGQFDRDRYELLVQNAGMTIPSYENYQRQQGLVDQLVRGLGQSAIVSANSIDKAWKLLGQRRTASYTTLELNNFLDDIKVSEWAIEKEYRANSDAYFEPAAIQVDYLKLSVEDLGRRLNVDESDILRMFEDNSDRYLQPGSRSASHILLSVSADAADAQIDQVRQRAAEIIVRARSGESFASLAEVNSDDTGSAKRGGELGVIRPGTMVKPFEDAVFAMGEGEISEPVRTQYGFHVIRLDRITKTRVQSIDQVRDEIEAEVRHLRAEERFNELAEILGSIVFEQPDSLEPAADQLSLKVIRSEWFTQDAGTGIAAFQEVRDAAFGNEVLTDGLNSELIEIDQDNLVAIRKVDYRVRRQLDLNEARPALKKMLSATAASDRMDKVGEDLVARLKSGADWDELLMAHKLARVRLPDTTEAIVEPLEQVVARAVYAAIVPLFGQIVYGGERISTARYAIYRLEHVEFGDPAKASAEDRLGVEKVLLSRRGEEMVIGWRQGLRKAAEVQINEESL, encoded by the coding sequence ATGCTGATTAAAATTCGAGAAAGAGCATCCGGCGTCATAGGTTGGACCGTCGCCGGTGTCATTATCCTTGTCTTCGCGGTGTGGGGAGTCGGGTCCTATTTCGAAGGAGTATCCGAGATTATTGTTGCGACTGCTGACAAGATCGAAATCAATCAGCAAATGTATCAACAGGCAATGAGTGATCGCCGTCGCCGATTGGTCCAGATGATGGGGCGAAACATTGACGCTGAACTATTCAGCAGTACCGCCTTCAAACGCCAGGTCGTAGAGGAACTCATCGATACCACCTTACAGAACGAGACCCTTCATGCCAGCGGATTCCGAATCAGTGATGCACAACTGGCAGCACTCATACAGAATACTGCAGTTTTTCATACAGACGGTCAGTTTGACCGTGACCGATACGAACTTCTTGTTCAGAACGCTGGAATGACCATTCCGAGTTACGAGAATTATCAGCGGCAGCAGGGTTTGGTCGACCAACTGGTTCGGGGACTTGGGCAGTCAGCCATTGTCAGCGCGAACTCGATCGATAAAGCATGGAAACTTCTGGGTCAGCGCCGTACAGCGTCCTATACCACGCTAGAGCTCAATAATTTTCTAGATGATATAAAAGTGTCTGAATGGGCTATTGAAAAAGAGTATCGGGCAAACTCAGATGCGTACTTTGAGCCTGCCGCTATTCAGGTGGACTACCTGAAGTTGTCAGTGGAAGATCTGGGCAGAAGATTGAATGTTGATGAGTCAGACATCTTGCGGATGTTTGAGGACAATTCCGATCGTTATTTGCAACCTGGCAGTCGCAGCGCCAGCCACATATTGCTGTCAGTCAGTGCCGATGCTGCGGATGCGCAGATTGATCAGGTCCGCCAGAGGGCAGCAGAAATTATTGTACGCGCCCGTAGCGGTGAGTCATTTGCCAGTCTGGCCGAAGTCAATTCGGACGATACAGGTTCTGCAAAACGCGGTGGTGAACTTGGCGTGATCAGACCAGGCACCATGGTCAAACCGTTCGAAGACGCTGTTTTCGCGATGGGAGAAGGTGAGATCAGTGAGCCGGTGAGAACGCAATACGGGTTTCATGTGATTCGCCTGGACAGGATTACCAAAACCAGAGTTCAGTCCATTGACCAGGTCCGAGATGAAATCGAGGCCGAAGTCCGCCATCTCCGTGCGGAGGAGCGGTTTAATGAATTAGCCGAAATCCTTGGCAGCATAGTATTTGAACAGCCCGATTCCCTGGAGCCTGCTGCTGATCAGCTGAGCCTAAAGGTAATACGCAGTGAGTGGTTTACCCAGGATGCTGGTACCGGCATTGCTGCATTTCAGGAGGTTCGGGACGCTGCGTTCGGTAACGAGGTTTTGACTGATGGTCTGAACAGTGAATTGATAGAAATCGATCAGGATAACCTCGTTGCCATCCGCAAAGTTGACTATCGAGTTCGCCGACAGCTTGATCTGAATGAGGCCAGGCCAGCGCTAAAAAAAATGCTTAGCGCAACGGCAGCATCTGACAGAATGGATAAAGTCGGTGAAGATCTGGTGGCGCGCCTGAAATCCGGCGCGGACTGGGACGAACTGCTCATGGCGCACAAGCTGGCCCGTGTCCGCCTTCCCGACACAACTGAGGCCATTGTTGAACCACTTGAACAAGTCGTGGCACGTGCGGTCTATGCGGCAATTGTGCCGTTATTCGGACAGATTGTTTATGGTGGCGAGCGAATTAGCACAGCACGATACGCGATCTATCGACTCGAGCATGTCGAATTCGGCGACCCCGCAAAAGCCTCAGCAGAAGATCGACTGGGAGTTGAGAAAGTCTTGTTGTCGCGACGGGGTGAGGAAATGGTGATCGGCTGGCGTCAGGGGCTGCGTAAAGCAGCAGAAGTTCAGATCAACGAAGAGTCACTCTAA
- a CDS encoding class I SAM-dependent methyltransferase translates to MSNTVVQPVQDQAIIRATEIAERLDLPLVTQVDADQRFVLEVSVERLAIRDLRQVRTLPVQVMCSHLRRPSRGRDLLARAIGRTNKTIIDATAGFGRDAFHLASLDRRVTGIERSPVLAELLIAELNQPTAEALRKSIRFICADSRVAIEQLPRSDVIYLDPMFPQKTINSAAARKEATLLRGLVGDDRDADELWNLACIYARQRVVVKRSRYAPALGCVPDLTVSGRVVRYDIYLTGKR, encoded by the coding sequence ATGAGCAATACCGTCGTACAGCCAGTGCAGGATCAGGCGATTATTCGGGCAACCGAGATCGCCGAACGACTAGATCTGCCTCTGGTTACGCAGGTTGATGCTGATCAGCGGTTCGTCCTTGAAGTTTCTGTAGAGCGCCTGGCTATCCGTGATCTTAGACAGGTTCGTACACTTCCAGTCCAGGTGATGTGTTCACACTTGCGACGCCCCAGTCGTGGTCGTGATCTTCTGGCGCGCGCCATAGGCCGAACCAATAAGACAATAATCGATGCTACTGCCGGTTTCGGTCGAGACGCTTTTCATTTAGCCAGCCTGGATAGGCGAGTGACGGGTATAGAGCGATCGCCAGTACTGGCCGAACTTTTGATCGCAGAGCTGAATCAACCTACTGCTGAAGCACTTCGAAAAAGTATCCGCTTCATTTGTGCAGACAGCCGCGTCGCTATCGAACAATTACCACGCTCCGATGTAATCTACCTTGATCCTATGTTCCCGCAGAAAACAATTAACTCTGCGGCTGCACGTAAAGAGGCGACACTGCTCCGTGGATTGGTGGGTGATGACCGTGATGCTGATGAATTGTGGAACCTTGCATGCATCTATGCACGCCAACGAGTAGTGGTTAAGCGGTCTCGTTATGCGCCTGCCTTAGGGTGTGTTCCTGACCTGACGGTAAGCGGTAGGGTGGTTCGATACGATATATACCTTACCGGCAAAAGATGA
- a CDS encoding 16S rRNA (uracil(1498)-N(3))-methyltransferase produces MKKLPWFYLPKLDARPGSAVLAADESRHLARSRRLRIGSEIVVFNGLGTTATAKIVDISERRARVALELTAYAYHIEGRVRVHLAAALPKGDRQVVMLDMATQIGMTDFTPLLCEHSVAKFSVRSAARWQKTCLEACKQSRRPWVPRLHQPKQLPEMFNTGGKAGRVTWLADPRGGNVTAVQKVGFDELILLVGPEGGFSPGEWELLSDADIVPVTLAKSVLRTETAAVAMVSAAVTRLGI; encoded by the coding sequence ATGAAGAAGTTGCCTTGGTTTTATCTGCCCAAGCTGGATGCCAGACCGGGATCTGCGGTACTCGCCGCAGATGAATCGAGGCACCTGGCCCGGTCGCGTCGGTTGAGGATTGGCAGTGAAATCGTCGTTTTCAACGGACTTGGGACAACAGCAACAGCGAAGATCGTGGATATCAGTGAGCGACGAGCCCGGGTCGCGCTTGAGTTGACCGCTTATGCTTACCATATCGAGGGCCGAGTGCGTGTACATCTGGCGGCGGCTCTGCCGAAGGGTGATCGTCAGGTAGTGATGCTGGATATGGCCACCCAGATTGGCATGACTGATTTCACACCACTATTGTGTGAACACAGTGTCGCGAAATTCAGTGTCCGTTCAGCGGCTCGTTGGCAGAAAACATGCCTTGAGGCCTGCAAGCAGAGTCGGCGTCCCTGGGTTCCCCGTCTCCATCAGCCAAAACAACTGCCAGAGATGTTTAATACGGGTGGCAAGGCTGGGCGTGTAACCTGGCTTGCAGATCCCCGGGGTGGAAATGTCACTGCAGTTCAAAAGGTGGGGTTCGATGAGTTGATTCTGCTGGTTGGACCCGAAGGGGGATTCAGTCCCGGCGAATGGGAACTGCTAAGCGACGCCGATATTGTACCCGTGACACTGGCTAAATCCGTCTTGCGAACCGAGACCGCAGCTGTGGCGATGGTCAGCGCTGCTGTAACCAGGCTGGGCATCTAG